GTTCGCGACCAGGTCCGTGGTGTTGAACCAACGAAGATTCGTCAGGGTGAGATCGAGTACGGAATCGTGGTTCGGGCAGCGCGTGACGAAGTCCCGGATGTAGACGCTCTAAGGCGACTGGTGATCAGGCCAGCCGGCCCTGATATGCCAGAGATTCGCCTAGGTTCGCTTGCGGAGTTGGACCTCGCCATCGGGCCGAGTGAGATCCGCCGCATTCAAGGCTCGCGTGCCGCCGTGGTGCAAGCCGATGTACCTCTGACCTCTGTGAGTGCGGCGGGGGCCAAGGTCGACCAAGTCCTGAGCAGAATTCAGCCACCCGCGGGCATCAGCGTATCTGTTGGGGGGCAGCGTACTGAAATGGAGAACGCACAACGCTCCATGCTCTTTGCCCTCCTGCTCGCTGTTTTCCTGGTCTACGTCGTGCTCGCGAGCACCTTCGAAAGTTTGCGCGGACCACTCGTGATTCTACTCAGCATTCCGCTTGCCCTGGTGGGTGTGACAGCTGCCCTGATGGCCACAGGAGTTCACGTGAGTGTATTGGTCTTCATCGGCATGATCATGTTGACGGGAATCGTGGTGAACAACGCGATCGTCTTGGTGGACTACATCAATCAGCTTCGCGAACGAGGACTTGAACTCAATGAGGCCATCCAAGAGGCCTGCCACGTGCGACTCAGACCCGTGTTGATCACCACGATGACCACCGTGCTTGGACTCCTGCCCATGGCACTCGGGCTCGGGGAAGGGGCTGAGCTGAGAAAGCCATTGGCGATTACGGTTATCGCAGGGCTCGGAAGCGCAACGTTACTTACGCTTTTTGTGATCCCGTCCCTCTATTCAATCGCGATGCAGAAACTCAGGCGCGAGACAGCCTGAAGATTTCCTCGGTCATTTGGCGCGCTCTTCTCGCGGTATCCTGCAAATCTTGGAACATATTTTCCGTGGCTTCGTCACCGTCATAGCCCAAATGTTTCGCCAGAATACGCGCGTGTGCGGGGTCTGAGGGCAAGGTGCTCACGCCACGGTTCCCACTCATTCTGAGACGTGTCTCCACCACACGAAACTTTTGATAGTCCTTTCGAAGCTGCCTGAAATCGAGGTCGAGGATCTCGAGCTCTTCCAAGGCCCTGAGCGCCTCAACGGTCGAGGGGGTCCTAAGGCTAAGCTCGCTCGCTCCGAATTTGAGCTGCAGCCACTGCACAGCAAATTCGATTTCTACCAGTGCTCCTGGACTCAGCTTGATATCAAACGATGACGCCCGGTGGTGTTCCTGAAGTCGAGTCACCATTTCCCAGATCTCTTGGCCGCCTGAATCCTTCAAAGGCCGTTTGAAGACCAATTCCTCTCTCAAGGTGTTGAATGCTTCCAACAAATGTGGCGCCCCTACGAGCGGTCTAGCGCGAACGAGAGCCTGTCTCTCCCAAAAGGCAGCCTTCGTGTCGTGGTACGACTCAAACGCTTCCAGGCTCACGATAAGCGCGCCCTGCTGCCCAGATGGTCTCAGTCGTGTGTCCACGTCGTACATCTTCCCGTCTGCGCCTGCTGACGAGAGCGTTCGAATGATGCGTTGAGTGAGTTTAGAAAAGAACGTGTGCTCAAGCTTCCACTGGCGGTCGGTCTGGTAGAGGAAGAGGAGATCGAGGTCGCTGCCGAACCCCAATTCCCGCCCTCCCAGCTTACCCATAGCGACCACAACAAAGGGGATTTCATCAAGGGGCGGTAAGACCGAGCCTTCGCGCCTTCGGTAGGTTCGCATTGGCTCGTAGACCTCGCGAAGAACCGAAGAAATCACGGACTCGGCGAGCAAAGATAGCTGTTCGAGTGTCTGTGAAATCCCGATGGCACCCCCTGCGTCATGGAGCCCGATCCGCAAGGTTTCTTCTTGGTGAAAGCGCCGAATCACTCCGATACGATGCTCGGGATCGACCACGCGACTGAGCCTCGACTCAAGGTCGGATTGCATGTCCGAGGCTGAGCGAACCATGGCGACCGAGCCTGCCCCGAGCAGACGTTCAACGATCGCAGGCTCCTTGAGGAGTGCCCCCGAAAGATAGGGACTCGAGCCAAAGACGTGGATCAAGAGTCGGCACGCATGGGGATTGTCCGCCAGCATCTTGAAGTAGCCTGGCCGATCACCGATTGACGTGATGAATCTAGTCAGGTGGCTAAAGGCTTGGTCCGCCTGAGGTGTGGCGCCGGCAGTCTCCAAGAGATAGGCGGCCAGGTTTGACTCCCCACGAAGCGCCCTGTCAGCGAAGGGCCCATAATTCTTCTCACGCAAGACCAGAACTTGGCCCGCGACCTGCTTTGGCCGCTCGAAGCCGAGCGACTCCAAGGCCTTAAGGATAGACGCCTCGGGATTCAGCACACCATCCCGAGCAAAGCTTTCCGGACTTGCGCCTAGAATTGTATCCAAAGCGTCCGGCTCTTCGGGTTGCAATGTGGGTTGAGTCTCAGATCGAACTTCATCGGACTCGAAGAGGCGAGCAAACATGGCGTGAACACCCGAACGATGCTCGAGCACACGAGCACGGAATTCGTCCACCTCAAAGCCCATGCGCCGAGCTAAATCGCGCAGCAATTCGCGGTCTTCAGGCAGTCTATGCCCTTGCCGGTCACTCCCCATCTGAATCCTATGCTCAACGCGTCGCAAGAACGCATAGGCTTCGGCCAGAACATCGTGGTCATCGTGAGTAATCAACCCTGAGAAAAGCAATCGGTCCAACGCATCGAGTGTATTTTTTACCCGGAGGTTCGGGCGGGTGCCGCAATGCACGAGCTGCAGCGCCTGCACAAAGAACTCGATTTCACGAATGCCGCCGAGCCCGATCTTGACGTCCCAACCTAGAAGTCCAGACTTCGTGGCAGGTTGTGGCTCGGGCTGGCGCACGATGGGCCGGCGCCCACTTCGCACACCGGCCAGTTTGTGGTGCAGCCTTTGTTTCAAAGGCGTATCTGGCGTGTCGGTCTTTGCCGTTGCTTCTTCTTCGGCACCAACGATATCTGAGGCCCGCGCCTGAAGGTTGATCTTTTCCTTCATACCACGGAGTTCTTCAATCGCCTGAAAATCCAGATATTTCCGAAAGATAAACCCATCTAGCCGTTGTAAGAGTTCGTCGCCGAGAGCAATGTTCCCGGCAACAGGTCTAGCCTTCAGAAGTGCACCACGCTCCCATGTTCGCCCCCATGAAGCGTAGTATTCAATGGCGGATGAAGCAGGCGGCACGAGCGGCCCCTGGGTCCCGTGCGGCCGCAGGCGCAGATCAACACGAAAGACGTAGCCATCCTCTGTGATCTGGCTCATCATCGAGGTACACACGCGTGCGACCTGGTCCACCTCATCAAGCCGGTCGCGTACGTCATCAGTACACACAAAAATCAGGTCGATATCGGAGCTAAAGTTAAGCTCATGGCCGCCAAGCTTTCCCATCCCCAAAACACAGATATGGTCTGCAAGGCCGGGGTTCGAAAGCTCAGACGCTGCGCGCCGCAGTGCGGCATCCAAACAAACTTGCGCGATATCGGCAATCTCAGCGGTAGTCTCTCGGATAGACGCCGTCCCCTCAACTTCTCGCCAAAAAACCCTGAGACATTCGCGCCGCTTGAATAGGCGCAGCGCCCGCTCAAACTCAGCCACAGTCGGGGTGCGAGCCAAATCCTCGGCCAATCGCTCCTCGAGCTCCGCCACGTCAAGCGGACGCATCCCGATCTCCACAAACTCTTCCACCCACTCGGGATGTCGTTGAATCAAGAAACGCGGAAATTCGCCCTGACTCTCCAGGAGTCTTGCCACGTCATCGCACACCAGTGGTGCATCATCCATAGGACTAATTCTCTACGATAGAGACTTTTGCGGCGCCCTCAGCGCTACCTTGCGCAAACTCTACAAAATAGGTTCCGTGAGTGGCGAAGAAGTAGCTAAGTCCACTAGAAGCCGCCAACTCTTGGCCGGTGCTATCAAGAATTCGCAAGTCCTGTCCAGACGCACCTTCAAAGAGATTGACCGTCAGCGTAGAGTTGCCGCGCACATCGAGCGCGTAAACATCCAGTGGATCGGTAGCGTCCGTGGCTGCTAGCACTCGAATCACATCCGATGCAGGCAAGCCCTGCGCGGTCGCGATGGTGTCGTTCGGCTCAAGCTCGCTCACTTCTGTGGCTCGCAGAACTTCTGCAAAGAACACGTAGTCGCCGTTGAACGTCGTGCTCGAGTGCCCAACTCGTATCGTCCACGTTCCGGAGGTTGGAGCCACCCACCCCGCGACGCCTGAGTAGAACCCCTCTCCGCCCGAGAAGAATCGGCCTTCAATGGTGCCGTCGGGTGCCTCGAACTCAAGCCACCCATTCCATGAATAGATCGACAAACTTGAGGTAGGCCGCATGGTTAGTGCCCAAAGTCTGTCTCCTGCTTCGAGGTCCACCTTGAAGTTATCGGCAACATCAGTTGGGCTCAAGCCGCCGCGAATTGCAGCTAGATCACCAAGAACTTCGGCGTCTGCAACTAAATCATTCGGCTCGGTCTCTGCCAAGGCCGTGCTTCCCCGAGTCAGGTTAATGGCTATCTCTACATCGCCCCCTGCGTTATCGGGAGCTTTGACTCCGAGAACATAGGTATCTGTTTCCCCACGTGCCAAGCGTAGCTCTTTACCCTTGTACGAGACACCACCGAGCGTACCGAAAGAAGTCGTTAAGAGCGTCAAATCTGGTCGAATCGTCGCTGAATCCGCACGAACGTCGATCAAACCCGCCGCAGCGGTAAATCGGTAGAGGCGCTCCTCTCCAGGTTGAAGCGTGATGTTAACAACACTTCCCATAGCCAGAGCTGTGGGCGAAATCTCTTTGATGTCGAGCTCAAAATCATACGCAGCGTCACCGCGATTCTGGCTATCGTAAACGAAAACCAAAACATGGCCGTCGATATCCGACGTCCAACGAACGCGATTAGAGCCGTTTCTGACATAGCTCATATCTTCGTCATCATAGATGTAGACCCTCGGCACGAAGTCTTCTGATTGTGTCTCAAGGTCAACTTGATACGACTTGCCGGACTCTACGGGCACTCGGACCCAACGACCAAAGGGCTGATCGTTGATAGCGCCTGCCTCAGAGTGAGGGAGCGTCACGTCGACGGGGTCCAGGACCCGCACACCTAGCTCCCAGGTTTTCCCTGCCTCAAACTCCAAGTTGTACGGCTCCAGAGAGACCACAATTGAGGTGTCCTGAAGCACATCGACCACGGTTCCGAGCGAAAGTGTACTCGTAATGGTGTTGAAGTTTGAATCGTAGACCTTCAGTTCGCTGAGATAGCCGCTTGTCCAAGCGCGAATATCGAGGCGTTGCCCGGCAAGTACCGGAATCTCATAATAGACCACAGAATCAGGCAATTCGTGCTCACCAGAAGTCTTGAAGTCCAAGGTTTGAGGGGTCAATTCAATACGGTTCACACTCAAGGTCACTGGTTCTGACTCGTTGGAGCCTCGCCCGATAAAGTCCTGAGCCGTCACAAAGTAGGTACCCGCCTCGGGCGCCCTAAATACAAACTCCTCAGAGCTCTGCAGCACCTCAAAGGTCTCTGAATGAATGACCCGAGCATCCAGAAAGAGTCCAGGCGCATCCACCACCCCGGTCAGCACTTCGTCCTGAGCGGCGTCGAAGCTAAAGAACGCAAAGTCTCCGTTCTGCATTTCGGAGGTCGCCAAACCGATCGCGTCCACGGGAATAGGCGTGGGTTCGAAGAGCTCTAGGCTCGCGAAATAGCCATACGATTCCCCGCCCACAGGCTCTCCAAATCGGTTCGGCTGGTGTTGAATCCGCACAGCGACTTCCCCATCGTCTAGCGCCGAGAAGAAGTAAGACGTCGCGGCCGAACCATCTGGATTAGGCTCTGAATTGTAGTGTGATGAGACAAAAAAGCTCTCGCCAGCTTCGTCGAGAAAATGGCCCAATTCGACCCGTGGTTCAAGCAGCGCACCCGGGTCGGGCGTCACCACAAACCTGTAGGTCTCGCCGCGTTTCACGCTAAAAAGCGCATAGTCCACGTCGGCCTCGGTGGTCGGACTTTGAATCTGCCCGTTAAACTGGGAACCCGGCACAAGCCAGGGGATATCGGAGGTTCGCAGATTCGGCATGACGCCGGCAGCTTCCACGTCAGACGTGATGTTGGTGGCGGTGAATTCCATGGATGAAGACGCCCCGCCGACCCTTTGAATATGGTCCTCCACGACCACCACACTTTGGCGTCCACCAAGGTCGAGACTTAGACCCACTCGATTGGTTGCGCTAACTTGGCCGACAGCCGTGGCCGCGAGCGCCCGAGAAAAGTCGGCCTCGACGATCGAAAACGCCGGGGCATGGAACTCCGCCTCGGAAATCTCGACGCCCGTAGCGTTGATCCTGAGCGCGTCTAGCCCTGAGGTATCGACCTCATAAACTCTCAATTCGCCGTTATAAGGATTAGCGAGCGGCTGCGTGGGCAGACTGACCTCGGTGGCGTCGGGCAATGGAATTTGGCTCACCTCCAACCGATACTCAAACCCGGCACCACCGACATCAGGCTGATCGATGAGATTTCGGAAATCCGATACCGCGAATGTATATCGTCCAGGATAGGGGAAGAACACCTCGCGGACCGCGGCCTCACCGGCCTGGCCTCCAAATCCGATCCTGGAGATATTCGCGTTTCTCAGGTCGTATCCGGCAGCAATGACGGCTGGCCAGAAGGTCGCCGGACCGCTTACATGGATCAGCAACGCCGTAGGTTCCACGATCTCAATGCTGAAAAAGTCGATATCGCCCCCACCCGCGCGAGGTAGCGCGATTTGCCCCTCAGCCGCAAAGCCGGGCAATTCCAAGCCGTACACCTCACCGTCTGTCGGCGTCTCTCCGTCTTCGTCCTCACCCTCTTGCACAAGCGGCGGAACCGCATCTAGAGCGCTTGAATCATGGTAGAAAGGGGTCTGATCGCAGACATCTCCAAAGCCATCTCGGTCTCGATCTTCCTGCTCCGGATTGGCGACCTCTGGGCAATTATCATCTTCATCCAGAATGCCGTCTTCATCAGTGTCCGTGGGACCGTCTGGCATATCCGAAGGCTGATCGACCTCGTCCATATCGGCCTCAGTCGGCGAGTCGGGCGCCGCATCCTCTTCGATCATATCAGGCGCCATATCCGGCGTGATTTCCGGGGGAGCCGTGGTTTCATCACCACACGCACTAAGTGCGAAGATCAGAACGAGGATGAGATGGCGCATTCGAATAGCCCTTGAGTCGCGTTGAATTGGAACCAGATGCCGCACTATGTGCAATTCCACCCTATTTTTCAAGCGGATGCATTCCCTGAATCAGGGCCAGTCAAGAACTTCGACGTGCACGTCGATCACTCCGGCACGAATCATACCGATATCCTCGGCGGCGGCCTTCGATAAATCGATCACGCGCCCAGCAGAAAAAGGCCCGCGGTCATTGATTCGAACCACCACCGACTTTCGGTCTTTCGAGGCCACCACGCGGACAATTGTCCCAAATGGCAAGGTCTTGTGAGCCGCAGTCATCTCTCGAGGATCAAAAATCTCCCCGGATGCGGTTTTTCGTCCTTCAAAACCCGGCCCGTACCAACTGGCCTTGCCTAAGAGCTCATGCTCTTTGCCATTAGGGCCTACAATCCATGAGTCTGGTCGCGTCGGCCCGCAACCGACCAAGACCAACGCGCCAAGAAAGAGGAGCACACGCATCAGGGGCACATAGCGCGGAAAGCGAACACGCGCTCGCGTTCAAAGCCAATAAGGTCACCGGCGAGCGCTTCGGTCAGAGGAGCAAACGCGAAACCTAGAGGCTGAGCGAGCTGTGCTTCGATCTGAACTCGCCCACCAGCGTACGTATTCTCGGTGAAACTATGCTGCCAGAAGTAAGTGCCAACCAGAATCGCCGCGTGTCCAGTGAACGAGATATCCTCAAAATAGAGCGCAGTCGCATCCACGCCGATTGTCTCGTTGTAATAGGCCGAGAGATTTCCTGCACCATCATTGGCCAGTACCCAAATTTCTCCGGGTACATCACTGCCATTCT
This Microvenator marinus DNA region includes the following protein-coding sequences:
- the glnE gene encoding bifunctional [glutamate--ammonia ligase]-adenylyl-L-tyrosine phosphorylase/[glutamate--ammonia-ligase] adenylyltransferase; this encodes MDDAPLVCDDVARLLESQGEFPRFLIQRHPEWVEEFVEIGMRPLDVAELEERLAEDLARTPTVAEFERALRLFKRRECLRVFWREVEGTASIRETTAEIADIAQVCLDAALRRAASELSNPGLADHICVLGMGKLGGHELNFSSDIDLIFVCTDDVRDRLDEVDQVARVCTSMMSQITEDGYVFRVDLRLRPHGTQGPLVPPASSAIEYYASWGRTWERGALLKARPVAGNIALGDELLQRLDGFIFRKYLDFQAIEELRGMKEKINLQARASDIVGAEEEATAKTDTPDTPLKQRLHHKLAGVRSGRRPIVRQPEPQPATKSGLLGWDVKIGLGGIREIEFFVQALQLVHCGTRPNLRVKNTLDALDRLLFSGLITHDDHDVLAEAYAFLRRVEHRIQMGSDRQGHRLPEDRELLRDLARRMGFEVDEFRARVLEHRSGVHAMFARLFESDEVRSETQPTLQPEEPDALDTILGASPESFARDGVLNPEASILKALESLGFERPKQVAGQVLVLREKNYGPFADRALRGESNLAAYLLETAGATPQADQAFSHLTRFITSIGDRPGYFKMLADNPHACRLLIHVFGSSPYLSGALLKEPAIVERLLGAGSVAMVRSASDMQSDLESRLSRVVDPEHRIGVIRRFHQEETLRIGLHDAGGAIGISQTLEQLSLLAESVISSVLREVYEPMRTYRRREGSVLPPLDEIPFVVVAMGKLGGRELGFGSDLDLLFLYQTDRQWKLEHTFFSKLTQRIIRTLSSAGADGKMYDVDTRLRPSGQQGALIVSLEAFESYHDTKAAFWERQALVRARPLVGAPHLLEAFNTLREELVFKRPLKDSGGQEIWEMVTRLQEHHRASSFDIKLSPGALVEIEFAVQWLQLKFGASELSLRTPSTVEALRALEELEILDLDFRQLRKDYQKFRVVETRLRMSGNRGVSTLPSDPAHARILAKHLGYDGDEATENMFQDLQDTARRARQMTEEIFRLSRA
- a CDS encoding thrombospondin type 3 repeat-containing protein translates to MRHLILVLIFALSACGDETTAPPEITPDMAPDMIEEDAAPDSPTEADMDEVDQPSDMPDGPTDTDEDGILDEDDNCPEVANPEQEDRDRDGFGDVCDQTPFYHDSSALDAVPPLVQEGEDEDGETPTDGEVYGLELPGFAAEGQIALPRAGGGDIDFFSIEIVEPTALLIHVSGPATFWPAVIAAGYDLRNANISRIGFGGQAGEAAVREVFFPYPGRYTFAVSDFRNLIDQPDVGGAGFEYRLEVSQIPLPDATEVSLPTQPLANPYNGELRVYEVDTSGLDALRINATGVEISEAEFHAPAFSIVEADFSRALAATAVGQVSATNRVGLSLDLGGRQSVVVVEDHIQRVGGASSSMEFTATNITSDVEAAGVMPNLRTSDIPWLVPGSQFNGQIQSPTTEADVDYALFSVKRGETYRFVVTPDPGALLEPRVELGHFLDEAGESFFVSSHYNSEPNPDGSAATSYFFSALDDGEVAVRIQHQPNRFGEPVGGESYGYFASLELFEPTPIPVDAIGLATSEMQNGDFAFFSFDAAQDEVLTGVVDAPGLFLDARVIHSETFEVLQSSEEFVFRAPEAGTYFVTAQDFIGRGSNESEPVTLSVNRIELTPQTLDFKTSGEHELPDSVVYYEIPVLAGQRLDIRAWTSGYLSELKVYDSNFNTITSTLSLGTVVDVLQDTSIVVSLEPYNLEFEAGKTWELGVRVLDPVDVTLPHSEAGAINDQPFGRWVRVPVESGKSYQVDLETQSEDFVPRVYIYDDEDMSYVRNGSNRVRWTSDIDGHVLVFVYDSQNRGDAAYDFELDIKEISPTALAMGSVVNITLQPGEERLYRFTAAAGLIDVRADSATIRPDLTLLTTSFGTLGGVSYKGKELRLARGETDTYVLGVKAPDNAGGDVEIAINLTRGSTALAETEPNDLVADAEVLGDLAAIRGGLSPTDVADNFKVDLEAGDRLWALTMRPTSSLSIYSWNGWLEFEAPDGTIEGRFFSGGEGFYSGVAGWVAPTSGTWTIRVGHSSTTFNGDYVFFAEVLRATEVSELEPNDTIATAQGLPASDVIRVLAATDATDPLDVYALDVRGNSTLTVNLFEGASGQDLRILDSTGQELAASSGLSYFFATHGTYFVEFAQGSAEGAAKVSIVEN
- a CDS encoding septal ring lytic transglycosylase RlpA family protein — translated: MRVLLFLGALVLVGCGPTRPDSWIVGPNGKEHELLGKASWYGPGFEGRKTASGEIFDPREMTAAHKTLPFGTIVRVVASKDRKSVVVRINDRGPFSAGRVIDLSKAAAEDIGMIRAGVIDVHVEVLDWP